The proteins below come from a single Chiloscyllium punctatum isolate Juve2018m chromosome 20, sChiPun1.3, whole genome shotgun sequence genomic window:
- the LOC140492196 gene encoding E3 ubiquitin/ISG15 ligase TRIM25-like has product MQTEAGSFHLTCKYCIENPKPAVKTCLKCETSFCSQHLTPHLLKEAYRDHTLTEPGVKVTERHCPDHLKLRQHYCKEDAECVCVSCTITGKHKSHTLLSLDQAQVAITDELEKEIKKLQGVQQNCSTKQRTLERSEAEIKTRINDLKGKSTQSFSEWRRKLDEDEESTMRVIDEEGLQTLSQIQSCSEALNSKMEQIALIDGEFQSLLQRDPLSLIQSDLDSESPSASCSSVHPEPDQYIRTPPEDTEWMGKVPLRHLGSHQKSPLSLDTKTANCYLVLSDDGRSVTLAEQQQLYPSHSERFEDYYQVLSSQSFSSGSHSWEGESDGKEWGMGIVYGSIDRVGQYSWFGESSNSWCLYLGSDAVTIWHDNERTDLPMIPSTSRIQVQLDYEVGTLSFYQVTDSLKHLHTIQTTFTEPVFPAFCCYDKSLKLVN; this is encoded by the exons ATGCAGACTGAAGCTGGTTCATTTCATCTCACGTGTAAATATTGCATTGAGAATCCAAAACCAGCTGTGAAGACGTGTCTGAAATGTGAAACGTCTTTTTGCTCTCAACACTTAACACCACATTTACTGAAAGAGGCCTACAGAGATCACACACTCACtgagcctggggttaaagttacCGAGAGACACTGCCCTGACCATCTGAAGCTGCGACAGCACTATTGTAAAGAGgatgcagagtgtgtgtgtgtttcctgtACAATTACAGGGAAACATAAATCCCACACATTACTGAGCCTGGATCAGGCACAAGTTGCAATTACG GATGAACTGGAGAAGGAAATCAAGAAGCTTCAGGGAGTCCAGCAGAATTGTTCCACCAAACAGCGAACGTTGGAGAGATCAGAGGCTGAAATCAAG ACCCGAATCAATGATTTGAAAGGGAAGTCAACACAGAGCTTCTCTGAATGGAGGAGAAAGCTGGATGAAGATGAAGAATCCACCATGAGAGTGATCGATGAGGAGGGACTCCAAACTCTCTCTCAGATTCAAAGCTGTTCTGAAGCATTAAACAGCAAGATGGAACAGATTGCATTAATAGATGGAGAATTCCAGAGTCTGTTACAGAGAGACCCTCTCTCCCTTATTCAG AGTGACCTAGATTCAGAAAGTCCCAGTGCGAGCTGTTCCAGTGTTCACCCTGAACCTGACCAATATATCAGAACACCTCCAGAAGACACTGAATGGATGGGAAAAGTACCACTCAGACATCTTGGCAGTCATCA AAAAAGCCCATTGAGCCTGGATACAAAGACAGCAAACTGCTACTTGGTTCTATCTGACGATGGGAGATCAGTAACTCTTGCTGAACAGCAACAGCTCTATCCATCTCACTCAGAAAGATTTGAAGATTATTATCAAGTTCTTTCTTCCCAGAGCTTCTCCTCAGGATCCCATTCCtgggaaggagaaagtgatgggaaggaatggggaatggggattgTGTATGGGAGTATTGATAGGGTCGGACAGTACTCTTGGTTTGGGGAAAGCAGTAATTCCTGGTGTTTATATCTTGGCAGTGATGCTGTCACCATCTGGCATGATAATGAACGCACTGATCTTCCAATGATCCCGTCTACAAGCAGAATCCAAGTCCAATTGGACTATGAGGTTGGGACGTTATCATTTTACCAGGTCACTGACTCGCTGAAACATTTACACACAATTCAAACCACATTCACTGAACCGGTGTTCCCAGCATTTTGTTGTTATGACAAATCCTTAAAACTGGTAAATTAA